The region GAGTTGAAAGAAGAGATTCTTTTTAGGCTAAATTCAATTTTACCCAATGATATTTCTGTTGCTCAAGTTTTTTTAGTAGATGACGACAAACATGTTCGTTTTGATGCCATTTCGAGGAGTTATGAATATAAAATTTGGTTGGGTAGAAATCCGTTTTTGTTAGATTTTTCATGGCAAATACATTCGCAAAAACCCAATATAGCTTTGATGAACGATGCAGCAAAACTATTATTAGAATACGAAGATTTTCAGTGTTTTTCTAAAGTAAAAACAGATGTCTATACTTTTAATTGCAATATTACGGAAGCGTTTTGGGAACAAAAAGAAAATGAGTTAACCTTCTATATTTCTGCAAATCGTTTTTTAAGAAACATGGTAAGAGCAATCGTTGGTACTTTAAAAGATGTTGGTTTGGGAAAAATATCAAAAGAAGATTTTAGAAAAATTATAGAGAGCAAAAATAGGAGCAATGCAGGATTGTCAGTTCCGGCAAAAGGCTTATTTTTAACACAAATTAAATATTAAATTTTGGGAGAAAAATCTGGAAATGCTTTTGATATGCAAATTTTTTCAAGACTGATGTCTTTTGCAAAACGCTATCGCTTGTATTTTTTTATTGCATCATCATCTACCATATTGTTGGCTTTATTTTCTGTCTTATCACCGTATATTTTAATCAATACGGTAGATGAGTATATTTTATCTAAAGATAAAGTAGGTTTGTTAAATTACACCCTTTTAATGCTCGGTGTTTTAATGGTTGAAGT is a window of Polaribacter litorisediminis DNA encoding:
- the truA gene encoding tRNA pseudouridine(38-40) synthase TruA → MRYFIELSYNGKNYHGWQIQPDVISVQEKLNNAVSTVLQEEIQVVGAGRTDTGVHASQMFAHFDTTKELKEEILFRLNSILPNDISVAQVFLVDDDKHVRFDAISRSYEYKIWLGRNPFLLDFSWQIHSQKPNIALMNDAAKLLLEYEDFQCFSKVKTDVYTFNCNITEAFWEQKENELTFYISANRFLRNMVRAIVGTLKDVGLGKISKEDFRKIIESKNRSNAGLSVPAKGLFLTQIKY